In Streptomyces alboniger, the following are encoded in one genomic region:
- a CDS encoding FAD-dependent oxidoreductase: MERTTCCVVGGGPAGMMLGLLLARAGIEVTVLEKHGDFLRDFRGDTVHPSTLRLLDELGLGERFARLPARKLRDMRMHIDDTTVVAGDLRHIPGRHKYIALVPQWDFLDLLAGEAATEPPFTLRMRTAATGLRRDGSGRITGVRYATDDGTSGEIAADLTVACDGRGSLVRAAAGLVPISYDVPIDVWQVRVPAPPDELKSDRVFMSVRDGQVAATMDRGDYYQTPYLIKKGTDGELRSHGIERFRERLGALLGWDPATMAEIRSWDDVKLLEVTMGRLPRWYTEGLLCIGDAAHTMSPVGGVGVNLAVQDAVAAARLLAEPLRRGRVDVRDLARVQKRRWLPMAVTQKQQLGEHEMLLRPALAGTLSGDRLPLPLRMLRRVPALRTVTGYLGGVGVRPEHAPAFARR; this comes from the coding sequence ATGGAACGCACGACGTGCTGTGTGGTGGGCGGTGGCCCGGCCGGCATGATGCTCGGCCTGCTGCTGGCCAGGGCGGGGATCGAAGTGACGGTCCTGGAGAAGCACGGCGACTTCCTGCGCGACTTCCGCGGGGACACCGTGCACCCCTCGACCCTGCGCCTGCTCGATGAACTGGGCCTCGGTGAGCGCTTCGCCCGGCTGCCGGCCCGCAAGCTGCGGGACATGCGGATGCACATCGACGACACCACGGTCGTCGCGGGAGACCTGCGGCACATTCCCGGCAGACACAAGTACATCGCGCTTGTCCCCCAGTGGGACTTCCTCGATCTGCTCGCGGGCGAGGCCGCCACCGAGCCGCCGTTCACGCTGCGGATGCGGACGGCGGCGACCGGGCTGCGCAGGGACGGTTCCGGCCGGATCACCGGGGTGCGTTACGCCACCGACGACGGCACGTCCGGCGAGATCGCCGCCGATCTGACGGTGGCCTGCGACGGCCGGGGCTCCCTGGTCCGCGCCGCCGCCGGGCTCGTACCGATCTCGTACGACGTGCCCATCGACGTCTGGCAGGTCCGGGTACCCGCGCCGCCGGACGAGCTCAAGAGCGACCGGGTCTTCATGAGCGTCCGCGACGGCCAGGTCGCCGCGACCATGGACCGCGGCGACTACTACCAGACCCCCTACCTCATCAAGAAGGGCACGGATGGCGAGCTGCGGTCCCACGGCATCGAACGGTTCCGCGAGCGTCTCGGCGCGCTGCTCGGCTGGGACCCCGCCACGATGGCGGAGATCCGCTCCTGGGACGACGTGAAACTCCTGGAGGTCACCATGGGGCGGCTGCCCCGCTGGTACACCGAGGGCCTGCTGTGCATCGGCGACGCCGCGCACACCATGTCCCCGGTCGGTGGCGTCGGCGTCAACCTCGCGGTCCAGGACGCCGTCGCCGCCGCCCGCCTCCTCGCCGAACCGCTGCGGCGCGGCCGGGTGGACGTGCGTGACCTCGCCCGCGTCCAGAAGCGCCGGTGGCTGCCGATGGCCGTGACGCAGAAGCAGCAACTGGGCGAGCACGAGATGCTGTTGAGGCCCGCGCTCGCCGGGACCCTCAGTGGGGACCGGTTGCCGCTGCCCCTGCGCATGCTGCGGAGAGTGCCCGCGCTGCGGACGGTGACGGGGTACCTGGGCGGGGTGGGCGTGCGCCCGGAACACGCACCGGCGTTCGCGCGCCGCTGA